In one Lolium rigidum isolate FL_2022 chromosome 3, APGP_CSIRO_Lrig_0.1, whole genome shotgun sequence genomic region, the following are encoded:
- the LOC124696483 gene encoding protein DETOXIFICATION 16-like, with protein MLKPSVDEPLLVATGPEKGNESATAAEAKRLLRLAGPLVTSNVLQFALQLVSVMFVGHLGELPLAGASLATSLANVTGFSLFVGMASALDTLCGQAFGSRQYHLLGIYKQRAMLVFTLVCVPVVAIWANTTRILIFLGQDRSIAAEAGTYARWLIPSLVPYVPLVCHIRFLQTQSIVVPVMASSAVTVLAHVLVCWALVHKAGMGSKGAALSGAISYSSNLAMLTLYTRLSGACKRTWTGFSIEAFKELRQFGALAFPSATMVCLQWWSFEILVLLSGLLPNPMLETSVLSICLNTDALMFMVPSGLYAAISTRVSNELGAGKPQAAKLATRLVICMALSEGLVISITMILLRGFWGYLYINEEEVVTYIGRMMPILAISFFIDGMHTSLSGVLTGCGKQKIGARVNLAAYYLAGIPLAVLFAFFLHLNGMGLWLGIFCGSLTKLMFLMGIVLSINWEEEAIKAQDMVLRSSLLVA; from the exons ATGCTGAAACCGAGCGTAGACGAGCCACTGCTCGTTGCCACCGGACCCGAGAAGGGCAATGAGAGTGCCACGGCAGCGGAGGCGAAGCGCCTGTTGCGGTTAGCGGGGCCGCTGGTGACGAGCAACGTTCTCCAGTTCGCGTTACAGTTGGTGTCCGTGATGTTCGTCGGCCATCTCGGCGAGCTTCCACTCGCCGGCGCATCGCTTGCCACCTCCCTCGCAAACGTCACTGGCTTCAGCTTGTTC GTTGGCATGGCGAGCGCGCTGGACACGCTGTGCGGGCAGGCGTTCGGCTCGCGGCAGTACCACCTCCTGGGCATCTACAAGCAGCGGGCAATGCTGGTGTTCACGCTGGTCTGCGTCCCCGTCGTTGCCATCTGGGCCAACACCAcccggatcctcatcttcctcggccagGACCGGTCCATCGCCGCCGAGGCCGGCACCTACGCGCGGTGGCTCATCCCGTCCCTCGTTCCATACGTACCTCTCGTGTGCCACATCCGGTTCTTGCAAACGCAGAGCATCGTCGTGCCGGTGATGGCCAGCTCCGCCGTCACGGTACTGGCCCACGTTCTCGTGTGCTGGGCACTCGTGCACAAGGCTGGCATGGGGAGCAAAGGCGCGGCGCTGAGCGGCGCCATCTCCTACTCCTCTAATCTGGCCATGTTGACCCTGTACACGAGACTGTCGGGAGCTTGTAAGAGGACGTGGACTGGGTTCTCCATAGAGGCATTCAAGGAGCTGCGCCAGTTCGGGGCGCTCGCCTTCCCCTCTGCGACGATGGTTTG CTTGCAGTGGTGGTCGTTTGAGATACTTGTGCTGCTCTCTGGTCTTCTGCCTAATCCTATGCTTGAAACCTCAGTATTGTCGATATG TCTTAATACCGATGCTCTCATGTTCATGGTGCCATCTGGTCTCTACGCAGCCATAAG CACACGCGTTTCCAATGAACTTGGTGCCGGTAAGCCTCAGGCAGCAAAGCTAGCAACCAGACTAGTCATATGCATGGCCTTGTCTGAAGGATTAGTGATCTCCATTACAATGATTCTGCTACGTGGATTCTGGGGTTATTTGTACATCAATGAGGAGGAAGTTGTCACATACATCGGCCGGATGATGCCGATTCTCGCGATATCCTTCTTCATAGATGGAATGCATACTTCGCTTTCAG GTGTGCTAACTGGATGTGGTAAGCAGAAGATCGGCGCACGTGTCAATCTTGCCGCGTACTACTTGGCAGGCATCCCCTTGGCAGTGTTATTTGCGTTCTTCCTGCATCTGAATGGAATG GGGCTTTGGCTCGGCATCTTTTGTGGCAGCCTAACAAAGCTTATGTTTCTTATGGGGATCGTACTTTCAATAAACTGGGAAGAAGAA GCAATCAAGGCACAAGACATGGTGTTAAGATCTTCTCTTCTAGTTGCATGA